A region of Diceros bicornis minor isolate mBicDic1 chromosome 31, mDicBic1.mat.cur, whole genome shotgun sequence DNA encodes the following proteins:
- the LOC131395620 gene encoding olfactory receptor 8K3-like, protein MEKHNRTVLNEFILMGITNHPELQAPLFGLFLIIYVISVVGNVGIVILSKMDSRLQTPMYFFLRHLAFTDIGYSTTVGPKMLVNFVVDQNTISYYFCASQLAFFLVFIVSELFILSAMSYDRYVAICNPLLYTVIMSQSVCGVLVAIPYLYSTFASLLITIKIFNLSFCGYNVIHHFYCDCLPLLSLLCSNTHGIEMIILILASFNLSSLLIVLVSYLLILRAILRMNSAECRCKAFSTCGSHLTVVTVFYGTLIFMYVWPKSTHSFDADKVASIFYTLVIPMLNPLIYSLRNTDVKYALRKLSKKLCNIFF, encoded by the coding sequence ATGGAAAAGCACAATCGAACAGTCCTAAATGAATTCATTCTCATGGGAATCACAAACCACCCAGAGCTGCAGGCTCCATTATTTGGGCTCTTCCTCATCATCTATGTCATCTCAGTGGTGGGCAACGTGGGCATCGTCATCCTCAGCAAGATGGACTCCAGGCTACAAACACCCATGTACTTCTTTCTCAGACACCTGGCTTTTACCGATATTGGTTATTCAACGACTGTGGGCCCCAAAATGTTAGTAAATTTTGTCGTGGATCAAAATACAATATCTTATTACTTTTGTGCCTCACAGCTGGCATTCTTTCTTGTGTTCATTGTTAGTGAACTTTTTATTCTATCGGCAATGTCCTATGACCGTTATGTGGCCATCTGTAACCCTCTGCTCTACACAGTCATCATGTCCCAAAGCGTATGTGGGGTGCTGGTGGCAATTCCATATCTTTATAGTACATTTGCTTCTCTTTTAATCACCATAAAGATTTTTAACTTGTCCTTCTGTGGGTACAATGTCATCCATCATTTCTACTGTGACTGTCTCCCCTTGTTATCTTTGCTCTGCTCAAACACACATGGAATTGAAATGATTATTCTGATATTGGCGAGTTTTAATTTGTCATCCCTTCTGATAGTGCTTGTGTCTTACCTGCTCATTCTCAGAGCCATTCTCAGGATGAATTCTGCTGAGTGTAGGTGCAAGGCTTTTTCCACCTGTGGATCCCACCTGACAGTGGTCACAGTGTTCTATGGGACTttaatatttatgtatgtgtggCCCAAGTCCACTCATTCCTTTGACGCTGATAAagtggcttccatattttacaccCTGGTTATCCCCATGTTAAATCCCTTGATCTACAGCTTGAGGAACACAGATGTTAAATATGCCCTACGTAAGCTGTCGAAAAAATTATgcaatatctttttttaa
- the LOC131395619 gene encoding olfactory receptor 8K3-like translates to MEIHNVTVLNEFILMGITDHPELQAPLFVLFLIIYLISVAGNLGMVILTKMDSRLQTPMYFFLRHLAFTDLGYSTTVGPKMLANFVVGQNTISYYFCATQLAFFIMFIINELFILLPMSYDRYVAICNPLLYTVIMSQRVCQALVVIPYLYSIFVSLLITVKIFNLSFCGYNVIRHFYCDALPLLSLLCSNTHVTELIILIFSAFNLISSLLIVLLSYLLILVAILRMNSAEGKRKAFSTCGSHLTVVIVFYGTLIFLYVQPKSGHSFDTDKAASLFYTLIIPMLNPLIYSLRNKDVKYALQRIWKKLCNICS, encoded by the coding sequence ATGGAAATACACAATGTAACAGTGTTGAACGAATTCATTCTCATGGGAATCACAGACCACCCAGAGCTGCAGGCTCCATTATTTGTGCTGTTCCTCATCATCTACCTGATCTCAGTGGCGGGGAACTTGGGCATGGTCATCCTCACCAAGATGGACTCCAGGCTACAaacacccatgtacttcttcctcagacACCTGGCTTTTACTGATCTTGGTTATTCAACAACTGTGGGccccaaaatgttagcaaattttGTTGTGGGTCAAAATACAATCTCCTATTATTTTTGTGCCACACAGCTGGCTTTTTTCATCATGTTCATTATTAATGAACTTTTTATTCTGTTACCAATGTCTTacgaccgctatgtggccatctgtaacCCTCTACTCTACACAGTCATCATGTCCCAAAGGGTATGTCAGGCGCTGGTGGTAATCCCCTATCTCTACAGcatatttgtttctcttctaATCACTGTCAAGATTTTTAATTTATCCTTCTGTGGTTATAATGTCATCAGACATTTCTACTGTGACGCTCTTCCCTTGTTATCTTTGCTCTGCTCAAACACACATGTAACTGAACTGATTATTCTGATTTTCTCAGCTTTTAATTTGATTTCATCCCTTCTAATAGTTCTTTTGTCTTACCTGCTCATCCTTGTAGCCATTCTCAGGATGAACTCTGCTGAGGGTAAACGCAAGGCTTTTTCTACCTGTGGATCCCACCTGACAGTGGTCATAGTGTTCTATGGGACTCTGATATTTTTGTATGTGCAGCCCAAGTCTGGTCATTCCTTTGACACTGATAAAGCGGCTTCCCTATTTTACACCCTCATTATCCCCATGTTGAATCCCTTGATCTATAGCTTGAGGAACAAAGACGTAAAATATGCTCTACAAAGGATATGGAAAAAACTATGCAATATCTGTTCTTAA